The following proteins are co-located in the Malus sylvestris chromosome 13, drMalSylv7.2, whole genome shotgun sequence genome:
- the LOC126595479 gene encoding uncharacterized protein LOC126595479 — MQGRRSLQFELIHIDQELESTLREQRRQQVFQEPAMGEVNNGRDNPPPLPPPQPRLMRDYTKPTEYNAPSCIVLAPIAQRFEIRPQIFQLLPIFLGKEEENPYHHIKAFFKLCSTFTFTNVTEEQIRLRLFPFSLRDKASSWLDSLPEASIDTWTELSKKFLSKFFPARRTNALINEIMSFRQQEGEQFHESWERYKDLFLQCPHHGFNTWQKVHYFYKGLNSQCRSLVDSTVGGTLMDKTPEDAIHAFETICENSEHWDFPTKDSRVPTASSTKRGGIYEVDTRTGLEAQVAALTKLLTPLVSKIATQPCSLCASIAHDMEHCPANPNLEGMHEVKAFSGRPRNDPYSNNYNPGWREHPNFSWRDSQNSMGPSNSTKQYQQPYQAPPIQQEDPSIKDMLSQLLKKTDRYEQEVVSLRQSQTVLEKAQSNFEIQLGQIATTLNKLERAQGQFPSQTEINPRNNEHVMAITTLRSGKMIDNKVEMHEKVEKEKERGTDMNDQQQNHYFKSSKQPLSEPKRTLFDPMLKDVVYDPPLPFPQRAKKGRKDQYSGHILDQFKKVQINIPLLEAIKEIPSYAKFLKELCTHKRKYGKYEEVMLSETVSAVLQRKLPPKLKYPGSFTVSCIIGERKFERALLDLGASVNLMPYSAYKHLSLGELKHCSMSLQLADRSMKYPRGIIEDVLVKVDQFILPADFIVLDMEEAEIPGNELPLILGRPFMATAGTKIDVKAGLLTMTVQDVTVKFQIFEALKSPLDPHDCFQIDVVDRMKEKFEVAPDKALPRKYFEPNQKVLWKKSRFKLFPTRLRSRWTGPYLVVQAYPHSVVEIQDMKSGLIFKVNGHRLKQYLDPIPQMNEEVLYLNDSPFI; from the coding sequence ATGCAAGGTAGACGTTCGTTGCAATTTGAGTTGATTCATATAGACCAAGAACTTGAGAGTACTTTAAGAGAACAGCGGAGGCAGCAAGTGTTTCAAGAACCAGCCATGGGGGAAGTCAATAATGGTAGAGATAATCCTCCACCATTGCCACCACCACAACCAAGGCTCATGCGTGATTATACAAAGCCAACGGAGTACAACGCACCGTCATGCATTGTTTTGGCTCCAATTGCGCAGCGATTTGAGATTCGTCCACAAATCTTTCAGTTGCTGCCTATATTTCttgggaaggaggaagaaaatccATACCATCATATCAAGGCGTTTTTCAAGCTATGTTCCACATTCACATTCACCAATGTTACTGAAGAGCAAATTCGACTTCGGTTATTCCCATTCTCTTTGAGGGATAAAGCAAGCAGTTGGTTGGATTCTCTTCCCGAAGCATCTATCGACACATGGACAGAATTATCCAAGAAGTTTTTGTCCAAGTTCTTCCCCGCTCGAAGAACCAATGCTCTGATCAATGAAATCATGAGCTTTCGGCAACAAGAAGGTGAACAGTTTCATGAAAGTTGGGAGCGATATAAGGACTTGTTTCTTCAATGTCCTCATCATGGTTTCAACACTTGGCAAAAGGTTCATTATTTTTACAAAGGTTTGAACTCTCAATGTAGGAGTTTGGTTGATTCAACAGTTGGTGGAACCTTGATGGACAAAACTCCAGAAGATGCCATTCATGCCTTTGAAACTATATGTGAAAATTCTGAGCATTGGGATTTTCCTACAAAAGATTCGAGAGTTCCAACTGCATCGTCAACAAAAAGAGGAGGCATTTATGAAGTTGATACAAGGACGGGTTTAGAGGCACAAGTAGCAGCTCTCACGAAGCTTCTCACACCACTAGTAAGCAAGATAGCCACGCAGCCATGTAGCTTATGTGCAAGCATCGCCCATGACATGGAACATTGTCCAGCAAATCCTAATCTAGAAGGCATGCATGAGGTCAAAGCATTTAGTGGGAGGCCCCGAAATGATCCGTACTCAAATAATTATAACCCGGGATGGAGAGAACACCCGAATTTTTCTTGGAGAGATTCCCAAAATAGCATGGGACCATCCAATTCAACAAAGCAATATCAGCAGCCTTATCAAGCTCCTCCAATTCAACAAGAAGACCCTTCTATCAAGGACATGCTATCTCAACTCTTAAAGAAAACCGATCGGTATGAACAGGAAGTTGTATCGCTTAGACAAAGTCAGACGGTGTTGGAAAAGGCTCAATCTAATTTTGAGATTCAATTGGGACAAATAGCTACTACTTTGAACAAATTGGAGCGAGCACAAGGGCAATTTCCAAGCCAAACAGAAATTAATCCAAGAAATAATGAGCATGTGATGGCCATTACAACCTTGAGAAGTGGGAAGATGATCGACAACAAAGTAGAGATGCATGAGAAAGTTGaaaaggagaaggagagggGAACGGATATGAATGACCAGCAGCAAAATCATTATTTTAAGAGTTCAAAACAGCCACTATCTGAGCCGAAAAGAACTTTATTTGATCCAATGCTTAAGGATGTGGTGTATGATCCTCCTCTACCATTCCCTCAGCGTGCAAAGAAGGGAAGAAAAGATCAGTACTCGGGGCATATATTGGACCAATTCAAGAAAGTTCAAATCAACATTCCATTGCTTGAAGCCATCAAAGAAATTCCATCATATGCAAAATTCTTGAAAGAACTGTGTACTCACAAGCGAAAGTATGGAAAATATGAAGAGGTGATGTTATCAGAAACGGTAAGTGCAGTGCTTCAACGAAAATTGCCACCAAAACTCAAGTATCCAGGAAGCTTTACAGTTTCGTGCATTATTGGAGAAAGAAAATTTGAACGAGCCTTACTTGACTTGGGAGCAAGTGTCAATCTTATGCCTTATTCTGCGTACAAACATCTAAGTTTGGGGGAGTTAAAACATTGTTCCATGTCTTTACAACTTGCAGATCGTTCTATGAAATATCCAAGGGGCATTATTGAAGATGTACTTGTCAAGGTTGATCAATTCATTCTTCCTGCTgacttcattgttttggacatGGAAGAAGCTGAAATTCCAGGCAATGAGCTACCTCTCATTCTTGGTAGACCTTTCATGGCTACTGCAGGTACTAAAATTGATGTAAAAGCTGGTTTACTAACCATGACTGTGCAGGACGTTACCGTAAAATTTCAGATCTTTGAAGCTTTGAAGAGTCCTTTGGATCCTCATGATTGTTTTCAGATTGATGTTGTGGATCGAATGAAAGAGAAGTTTGAGGTTGCTCCTGACAAAGCTTTACCTCGGAAATATTTTGAACCAAACCAAAAGGTTTTGTGGAAAAAGTCAAGGTTCAAGTTATTTCCCACTAGGCTTCGATCTAGATGGACTGGACCTTATCTCGTTGTGCAAGCGTATCCCCATAGTGTTGTGGAAATTCAAGATATGAAGAGTGGTTTGATATTTAAGGTGAATGGCCATCGTTTGAAGCAATACCTGGACCCTATCCCACAAATGAATGAGGAGGTTTTGTACCTCAATGATTCTCCATTCATTTGA